The Azospirillum baldaniorum genome contains a region encoding:
- a CDS encoding glycosyltransferase: MSNPKRSIRSAALAAAMLAVTAGHASFWSWRNAPTPVDAVPGRIESVSYSPSGRSYDPNHQPVVDAVELDRDMTAIAGFADGVRTYSTLGSQGDVPAIAAKHGLDVTLGVWLSDDKARNEREVARAIVLSRTVRGIERVVVGNETLLRAELTDAELASYIRRVRAGVPKHIKVGTADVWSEIVKAKETIAASDYMGVHVLPYWEGVPVENALTWIRDRLDTVRKAHPGKPLFVGEVGWPSGGENFHDAYPTPQAQAFVVRNFAAEAGMLGIDYNVVEAFDGVWKSSIEGSPGPTWGVLDADRAPKWPLAGDVPAPWGDRAGAAVALALGLALSAFAAFRRRTNMTYALAASVGANIVGFGVGSAVAGAYAEYFTFGAATTWGSAFLLGALMMSVAFADLTEVARRLFTGRAPALLPRVPAAPEHKPMVSVHIAACREQPDVLAATLTSLARVDYPDYEVVVLINNTEDEALVRPVEELCAELGPKFKFHWYKTISGFKAGALNAALRHTDPRAEIVAVLDADYTVEPDWLNKLAPTFADPRVGIVQAPQEHRDGHETPLKAAMTAEYRPFFDVGMQEGLTSQAFVCHGTMIMLRRSAMEQVGGWSEEGICEDTELGIRILSAGYRAAYTDERLGQGLAPDNFMQFRKQRDRWVFGSTQILRAHWRKFLPGATELTVGQKIGYLTNWARWWSDAVGVLAAGAAVTWTFASLVLPLHLPPVQATAAVLGALVLRAGSSLLASRYASGNSWKESFGACAVGMALSTTVALAALRGVVRKRDAFRVTAKGGKRTQGAFCAKPEAWLSGALLVSAVTAWFANPLGTLSLELWAILLTAMAVPNLMAVGLAIGDMLPAGTPRPAPLPAPQGVVQPAATPAKAANEPVAA, from the coding sequence ATGAGCAACCCGAAGCGTTCGATCCGGTCTGCGGCCTTGGCCGCGGCGATGCTCGCCGTGACTGCCGGCCACGCGTCCTTCTGGTCCTGGCGCAACGCGCCCACTCCTGTGGACGCCGTGCCGGGTCGCATCGAATCCGTCTCCTACTCCCCGTCGGGCCGCAGCTACGACCCGAACCACCAGCCGGTGGTCGATGCGGTGGAACTGGACCGCGACATGACCGCCATCGCCGGCTTCGCCGACGGTGTGCGCACCTATTCCACGCTGGGCTCCCAGGGCGACGTCCCGGCCATCGCCGCCAAGCATGGCCTGGACGTCACGCTGGGCGTCTGGCTGAGCGACGACAAGGCCCGCAACGAGCGCGAGGTCGCCCGCGCCATCGTGCTGTCCCGCACCGTGCGCGGCATCGAGCGCGTGGTGGTCGGCAACGAGACGCTGCTGCGCGCCGAACTGACCGACGCGGAGCTGGCCTCCTACATCCGCCGCGTCCGCGCCGGCGTGCCGAAGCACATCAAGGTCGGCACCGCCGACGTGTGGTCGGAGATCGTCAAGGCCAAGGAGACCATCGCGGCGTCCGACTACATGGGCGTCCACGTCCTGCCCTACTGGGAAGGCGTCCCCGTGGAGAACGCGCTGACCTGGATCCGCGACCGGCTGGACACCGTGCGCAAGGCGCATCCGGGCAAGCCGCTGTTCGTCGGAGAGGTGGGCTGGCCGTCGGGCGGCGAGAACTTCCACGACGCCTACCCGACGCCGCAGGCCCAGGCCTTCGTCGTCCGCAACTTCGCCGCCGAGGCGGGGATGCTCGGCATCGACTACAACGTGGTCGAGGCGTTCGACGGCGTGTGGAAGTCCAGCATCGAAGGCTCGCCGGGCCCGACCTGGGGCGTGCTCGACGCCGACCGCGCGCCGAAATGGCCGCTGGCCGGCGACGTCCCGGCCCCCTGGGGCGACCGTGCGGGCGCCGCCGTGGCGCTGGCCCTCGGCCTCGCTTTGTCGGCCTTCGCCGCCTTCCGCCGCCGCACCAACATGACCTACGCGCTGGCCGCGTCGGTGGGCGCCAACATCGTCGGCTTCGGCGTCGGCTCGGCCGTCGCCGGTGCCTACGCCGAATACTTCACCTTCGGTGCGGCGACCACCTGGGGCTCCGCCTTCCTGCTGGGCGCCCTGATGATGTCGGTGGCCTTCGCCGACCTGACCGAGGTGGCCCGCCGCCTGTTCACCGGCCGCGCCCCGGCCCTGCTGCCGCGGGTTCCCGCGGCGCCGGAGCACAAGCCGATGGTGTCGGTGCACATCGCCGCCTGCCGCGAGCAGCCGGACGTGCTGGCCGCCACGCTGACCTCACTGGCCCGTGTCGACTACCCGGACTACGAGGTCGTCGTCCTCATCAACAACACCGAGGATGAGGCGCTGGTCCGCCCGGTCGAGGAGCTGTGCGCCGAGCTGGGTCCGAAGTTCAAGTTCCACTGGTACAAGACGATCAGCGGCTTCAAGGCCGGCGCGCTGAACGCCGCGCTGCGCCACACCGACCCGCGCGCCGAGATCGTCGCCGTGCTCGACGCCGACTACACGGTGGAGCCGGACTGGCTGAACAAGCTGGCCCCGACCTTCGCCGACCCGCGCGTCGGCATCGTTCAGGCGCCGCAGGAGCACCGCGACGGCCATGAGACGCCGCTGAAGGCCGCCATGACCGCCGAGTACCGCCCCTTCTTCGACGTCGGCATGCAGGAGGGTCTGACCTCCCAGGCCTTCGTCTGCCACGGCACGATGATCATGCTGCGCCGCTCCGCCATGGAGCAGGTCGGCGGCTGGTCGGAGGAGGGCATCTGCGAGGACACCGAGCTGGGCATCCGCATCCTGTCGGCCGGCTACCGCGCCGCCTACACCGACGAGCGGCTGGGCCAGGGCCTCGCCCCCGACAACTTCATGCAGTTCCGCAAGCAGCGCGACCGCTGGGTCTTCGGCTCCACCCAGATCCTGCGCGCCCACTGGCGGAAGTTCCTGCCCGGCGCCACGGAGCTGACGGTCGGCCAGAAGATCGGCTACCTGACCAACTGGGCGCGCTGGTGGTCCGACGCGGTGGGTGTGCTGGCCGCCGGCGCGGCGGTCACCTGGACCTTCGCGTCGCTGGTTCTGCCGCTGCACCTGCCGCCGGTGCAGGCCACCGCCGCGGTGTTGGGCGCCCTGGTCCTGCGCGCCGGGTCGAGCCTGCTGGCCTCGCGCTACGCCTCCGGCAACTCGTGGAAGGAGAGCTTCGGGGCCTGTGCCGTGGGCATGGCGCTGTCCACCACGGTGGCGCTGGCCGCTCTGCGCGGCGTGGTCCGCAAGCGCGATGCCTTCCGCGTCACCGCCAAGGGCGGCAAGCGGACCCAGGGCGCCTTCTGCGCCAAGCCGGAAGCCTGGCTGTCGGGTGCGCTGCTGGTCTCCGCGGTGACGGCGTGGTTCGCCAACCCGCTGGGCACCCTGTCGCTGGAGCTGTGGGCGATCCTGCTGACCGCGATGGCCGTGCCCAACCTGATGGCCGTGGGCCTCGCGATCGGCGACATGCTGCCCGCCGGCACCCCGCGCCCGGCGCCGCTGCCGGCCCCGCAGGGCGTGGTCCAGCCCGCCGCCACCCCGGCCAAGGCCGCCAACGAGCCGGTCGCCGCGTAA
- a CDS encoding endonuclease III domain-containing protein gives MKRRLKANDDQASFALLPAALPDEKLLEIHRRLCLIFGCPIAYFRALDPLSELVSSLLSHRTRNAASGAAFRALRARWGEDWAAVRDADPAEVETVIAGVTWPEQKAPRIQAILRRITELRGELSLDFLAEMTVPEARAWLQALPGVGPKTSAAVMSFSSLRRPALPVDSHHHRVAVRTGLIPPSVAVGPSHTILEARLPPDWTAQEIYDHHEVMMLHGQRVCFYRNPACERCVLLELCPEGQKRMAGGASAEGA, from the coding sequence GTGAAGCGCCGTCTCAAGGCCAACGACGATCAGGCGTCTTTCGCCTTGTTGCCTGCGGCTTTGCCCGACGAGAAGCTGCTGGAGATCCACCGCCGGCTCTGCCTGATCTTCGGCTGCCCGATCGCCTATTTCCGCGCGCTCGACCCGCTGAGCGAACTGGTGTCCTCGCTGCTGTCGCACCGCACGCGCAACGCGGCCTCCGGCGCGGCCTTCCGCGCTTTGCGGGCACGCTGGGGGGAGGATTGGGCCGCTGTGCGCGACGCGGACCCGGCGGAGGTCGAGACGGTCATCGCCGGGGTGACGTGGCCGGAGCAGAAGGCGCCGCGCATCCAGGCGATCCTGCGGCGGATCACCGAGTTGCGCGGCGAGCTTTCCCTTGATTTCCTGGCGGAGATGACGGTGCCGGAGGCGCGGGCCTGGCTGCAGGCGCTTCCCGGCGTCGGCCCGAAGACCAGCGCCGCGGTGATGAGCTTCAGCAGCCTGCGCCGCCCCGCCTTGCCGGTGGACAGCCACCATCATCGCGTCGCCGTGCGCACCGGGCTGATTCCACCCAGCGTGGCGGTCGGCCCGTCGCACACCATTCTGGAGGCGCGGCTTCCCCCGGACTGGACGGCCCAGGAGATCTACGATCATCACGAGGTGATGATGCTGCACGGGCAGCGGGTCTGCTTCTACCGCAACCCGGCCTGCGAGCGGTGCGTTCTGCTGGAGCTGTGTCCGGAGGGGCAGAAGCGGATGGCGGGTGGGGCGTCGGCGGAAGGAGCGTAG